A window of the Lactuca sativa cultivar Salinas chromosome 5, Lsat_Salinas_v11, whole genome shotgun sequence genome harbors these coding sequences:
- the LOC111878159 gene encoding uncharacterized protein LOC111878159, giving the protein MLDLGASINVMPYSVYESLNVGPLSETGVIISLADKSRFFPRGVLEDVLVQVNRLVFPADFYVIDLDERLSSKSGIILLGRPFLKTARTKIDIYAGSLTMKLDGETISFNIYDAMRYPSDVSSLCFIDVVEPLTQELFELSNVDMLEMILSKGFGYGKLAKKLKLYSLDLEVERLVNNLEIKKTTQFSVKQIALPQTHTRFSPSLVQPLELELKVLPQHLKYAYLRNNETLPVIISTYLTECEEEQLLKVLKEHKEAMG; this is encoded by the coding sequence ATGCTTGACCTTGGTGCTTCTATTAATGTCATGCCCTATTCGGTATATGAATCATTGAACGTTGGTCCTTTAAGTGAAACCGGTGTCATAATCTCTCTTGCGGATAAATCAAGGTTCTTTCCTAGAGGTGTTTTGGAAGATGTCCTAGTGCAAGTGAACCGATTGGTCTTCCCggcggatttctatgtgattgatctAGATGAACGACTGTCCTCAAAGTCGGGTATAATTTTACTTGGGAGACCATTCTTGAAGACGGCTAGAACAAAGATTGATATTTATGCGGGAAGCTTAACAATGAAGCTTGATGGTGAAACAATAAGTTTTAACATTTATGATGCTATGAGATATCCTAGTGATGTTTCATCCTTGTGCTTTATTGATGTTGTCGAACCATTAACCCAAGAGTTGTTCGAGTTGTCTAATGTTGACATGTTGGAGATGATTTTGAGCAAAGGATTTGGTTATGGTAAATTAGCCAAGAAGTTAAAGCTCTACTCATTAGATCTGGAAGTTGAAAGATTGGTCAACAATTTAGAGATCAAGAAAACCACTCAATTTAGTGTGAAGCAAATTGCATTACCTCAAACTCACACAAGATTTTCTCCCTCCCTTGTTCAACCACTGGAGTTGGAATTAAAAGTCCTTCCTCAACACTTGAAGTATGCGTACTTGAGAAACAACGAGACTCTTCCGGTCATCATTTCAACTTACTTAACCGAGTGTGAAGAAGAGCAACTCCTCAAAGTGTTGAAGGAACATAAAGAAGCAATGGGTTGA
- the LOC111878160 gene encoding shikimate O-hydroxycinnamoyltransferase yields the protein MGSDQKMMMKVNIKKSSIIPPSEPIADCPKQLWTSNLDLVVGRIHILTVYFYRPNGSANFFDPNAMKKALADVLVSFYPMAGRLDRDESGRIVINCNGEGVLFVEAESDSTLDDFGEFTPSPEFRSLTPTVDYSGDISSYPLFFAQVTHFKCGGVALGCGVFHTLSDGLSSLHFINTWSDMARGLSAAIPPFIERTLLKAREPPTPTYDHVEYHKPPSMSPTAQKPGAGSSTTMLKLTLDQLNTLKLKAKSDGGQTHSTYEILAAHIWRCACKARGLPDDQLTKLYVATDGRSRLSPRLPPGYLGNVVFTATPVSKSGDLTSGSLSNTAKLIHATLTKMDDDYLRSAIDYLESQKDISALIRGPSYFASPNLNINAWTRLPVHDADFGWGRPIFMGPACILYEGTVYVLPSPNNDRSVSLAVCLDANEQPLFEKFLYEW from the exons ATGggaagtgatcaaaagatgatgaTGAAGGTCAATATAAAGAAATCATCCATCATTCCTCCTTCAGAACCCATTGCAGACTGTCCTAAGCAGCTATGGACCTCCAATTTGGACTTGGTTGTGGGTAGAATCCATATTCTCACTGTTTATTTCTACAGACCAAATGGATCTGCGAATTTCTTCGATCCAAACGCTATGAAAAAGGCGCTCGCCGATGTGCTCGTCTCGTTCTATCCGATGGCAGGGCGATTGGATAGAGATGAGAGCGGCAGAATCGTAATTAATTGTAACGGCGAGGGAGTTCTGTTCGTAGAGGCGGAGTCCGATTCCACCTTGGATGACTTTGGCGAGTTCACGCCATCACCGGAATTCCGCAGTCTTACTCCGACTGTTGACTACTCCGGCGACATTTCTTCCTATCCGCTATTTTTCGCACAG GTAACACATTTTAAATGCGGAGGAGTCGCTCTCGGTTGTGGTGTATTTCACACGCTCTCAGACGGTCTATCGTCCCTCCACTTCATCAACACATGGTCTGACATGGCCCGCGGGCTCTCAGCAGCTATACCTCCGTTCATTGAACGGACACTGCTAAAAGCCCGCGAGCCACCAACCCCGACATACGACCATGTCGAATACCACAAACCGCCTTCGATGAGCCCGACTGCTCAAAAACCAGGTGCGGGCTCATCCACCACCATGCTAAAGCTAACCCTAGATCAACTCAACACTCTCAAACTCAAAGCCAAGAGTGATGGCGGTCAAACTCATAGCACGTACGAAATCCTAGCCGCCCACATATGGCGGTGCGCGTGCAAGGCCCGTGGGCTCCCAGACGACCAATTGACCAAACTGTACGTAGCCACAGACGGTAGGTCGAGACTCAGTCCCCGCCTCCCGCCAGGCTACCTTGGCAACGTGGTGTTCACTGCCACACCCGTTTCCAAATCAGGTGATCTTACATCAGGATCATTGTCGAACACTGCAAAACTTATTCATGCCACACTGACGAAAATGGACGATGATTACTTGAGATCGGCGATTGATTATTTGGAGTCGCAAAAAGATATCTCGGCCCTGATTCGTGGGCCGAGTTACTTTGCGAGCCCGAATTTGAATATCAACGCGTGGACCAGATTACCGGTCCACGACGCTGATTTCGGGTGGGGCCGACCGATTTTCATGGGACCCGCTTGCATTTTGTATGAGGGGACTGTGTATGTTTTACCGAGCCCGAATAACGATAGAAGTGTGTCATTAGCGGTGTGTTTAGATGCAAATGAGCAGCCACTTTTTGAGAAGTTTTTGTATGAATGGTAA